The following proteins are co-located in the Conyzicola lurida genome:
- a CDS encoding phosphatase PAP2 family protein: MRPVSSRLVHAISASVVLAVPAAGAVLSVVVGPPVIDLWWRAVMVASRTDPLTQLAYVLDVWGADGLGFGVIPALIAGTLLLTRRARAVPGFLVAGVVSLVLVQALKPILARARPDDMLTISDAGSFPSGHVTNVATLGVFAALIYRRLWVWVLAVGYILVMAWSRTYLSAHWLSDTIAGALWGSALAVVVYSARSAIARGHARRRMLKVSEKPELILGAEAAEHLQRPTGIGGRDE, encoded by the coding sequence ATGAGGCCTGTGTCGTCTCGACTTGTTCACGCGATATCCGCATCCGTCGTCTTGGCGGTTCCTGCGGCGGGGGCGGTGCTCTCGGTGGTGGTCGGCCCACCCGTGATCGACCTCTGGTGGCGTGCGGTGATGGTGGCGAGCCGCACGGACCCGCTAACCCAACTTGCCTACGTTCTCGACGTGTGGGGTGCGGACGGACTGGGATTCGGGGTCATTCCCGCGCTAATCGCCGGGACGCTGCTGCTGACCCGACGCGCGAGGGCTGTACCCGGCTTCCTGGTCGCCGGCGTAGTTTCGCTCGTGCTGGTCCAGGCGCTCAAACCTATCCTCGCCCGTGCTCGACCCGACGACATGCTCACGATCAGCGATGCCGGGTCGTTCCCCTCGGGACACGTGACAAACGTCGCGACGCTCGGCGTGTTCGCCGCGCTCATCTACCGGAGGCTGTGGGTGTGGGTTCTCGCCGTCGGGTACATCCTCGTGATGGCTTGGTCGCGCACCTACCTCAGCGCTCACTGGCTCTCGGACACCATAGCCGGTGCGCTGTGGGGGTCGGCCCTCGCCGTGGTGGTGTACTCGGCCAGATCCGCGATCGCACGTGGACACGCAAGGCGCCGAATGCTCAAAGTTAGTGAAAAGCCCGAGCTAATTCTGGGTGCGGAGGCCGCTGAGCACCTCCAGCGCCCGACCGGCATCGGTGGCCGGGACGAGTAG
- a CDS encoding GNAT family N-acetyltransferase, whose protein sequence is MANDPVNYWSKALGFFRPIDRAAIVEMVDFYLAQGTPSATIQIAPELFPPDWDLLCAEFGLTAGSSWVKLSGSSDVAGEYPHGLRVEAVGPEDLDEWADTVFRGFGMPPEHLASLAAESARRGFIQPFGVWADQSLIAGASLAIVGGVGALLGAATLPEHRGRGAQRALIAIRAEAARRAGIDRLIAETGRPAPGGTNQSLDNLLRAGLSPLYDRVNWIWNNPQV, encoded by the coding sequence ATGGCGAACGATCCGGTGAATTACTGGAGCAAGGCACTAGGTTTCTTCCGCCCGATCGACCGTGCCGCGATCGTCGAGATGGTCGACTTCTACCTCGCCCAGGGCACACCCTCGGCAACGATCCAGATCGCACCCGAGCTGTTTCCCCCCGACTGGGATCTGCTCTGTGCAGAGTTCGGGCTGACCGCCGGCTCAAGCTGGGTCAAACTCTCCGGGTCGAGCGACGTCGCGGGCGAATACCCGCACGGGCTCCGGGTCGAAGCGGTCGGCCCGGAAGACCTTGACGAATGGGCTGACACCGTGTTCCGCGGTTTCGGAATGCCGCCCGAGCACTTGGCCTCCCTCGCCGCCGAGTCCGCGCGGCGAGGATTCATCCAACCGTTCGGAGTCTGGGCAGATCAGTCGCTCATCGCCGGAGCGTCGCTCGCGATCGTCGGAGGTGTCGGGGCGCTCCTCGGCGCGGCGACACTCCCCGAGCATCGAGGGCGCGGCGCCCAACGGGCGCTCATTGCCATCCGCGCCGAGGCGGCACGCCGGGCGGGAATCGACCGGCTGATCGCGGAGACCGGCCGGCCGGCGCCCGGCGGCACCAACCAGTCGCTCGACAATCTGCTGCGGGCAGGGCTCTCGCCGCTGTACGACCGGGTCAACTGGATCTGGAACAATCCACAGGTCTAG
- a CDS encoding GMC family oxidoreductase, translating into MTDPINPTAGVHRLEPEPVVRTYDYIVVGGGTAGSVIASRLSEDPEIEVLLIEAGSATALPEMEFPGYWPALLGTSANWGESTVEQGFLGAPLAAPRGKALGGSSSINGLNFLRGHSSSYDAWVDQGATGWGFDDLLPYFRKSETTVGRDPLLRGTDGPLFVGPTLDPSPVVVAGLAAAAEMGYRTADDISSGVETGFGLSDANVRDGQRMSAADAYLRPFAGRPNLHIITDSTARRLLIHDGVCTGVEYGDGVVFGTVATARREVILTAGAIGSAQLLMLSGVGPADHLTELGIDVELDLPGVGANLHDHPMSTVVFEHATPLATNPENIFGQGVGLVNTNGSDDAPNLQILLISQPYRNQALDGPAPGEGYAIAFSAMLPRSRGTVRLSSRDHLASPLIDPDYLGDTHDQQVMMAGLRIAREIGSADALADWRGAEAQPGRPLDGEDAMLAYLRESLTVYFHYAGTCRVGTDDLAVVDPELRVRGISRLRVADASIMPSPVSANTNATVFAIAERAAQLIAG; encoded by the coding sequence ATGACTGACCCCATCAACCCCACCGCCGGCGTACACCGCTTGGAGCCCGAACCCGTTGTGCGGACGTACGACTACATCGTCGTCGGCGGCGGAACGGCCGGCAGTGTGATTGCCTCCCGGCTCAGCGAGGACCCGGAAATCGAGGTGCTGCTCATCGAGGCGGGATCGGCGACGGCACTTCCCGAGATGGAGTTCCCGGGCTACTGGCCCGCGCTGCTCGGCACGTCGGCGAACTGGGGGGAGTCGACCGTCGAGCAGGGCTTCCTCGGTGCCCCGCTCGCCGCACCGCGCGGGAAGGCGCTCGGCGGTTCGTCGAGCATCAACGGACTGAACTTCCTCCGCGGCCACAGCTCCAGCTACGACGCCTGGGTCGACCAGGGCGCTACAGGGTGGGGCTTCGATGACCTCCTCCCCTACTTCCGCAAGAGCGAGACCACGGTCGGACGCGATCCGCTCTTGCGCGGCACCGACGGACCCCTGTTCGTCGGCCCGACGCTCGACCCCAGTCCTGTGGTAGTCGCGGGCCTCGCCGCCGCGGCGGAAATGGGATACCGGACTGCGGACGACATCTCCTCTGGCGTCGAGACCGGCTTCGGCCTCTCCGACGCGAACGTGCGCGACGGACAGCGGATGAGCGCCGCCGACGCCTATCTGCGCCCCTTCGCCGGGCGGCCGAACCTTCACATCATCACCGATTCGACGGCCAGGCGCCTCCTCATCCATGACGGCGTGTGCACGGGTGTGGAATACGGTGACGGCGTCGTGTTCGGAACCGTCGCGACTGCGCGTCGAGAGGTCATCCTGACTGCCGGCGCGATCGGCTCTGCCCAGCTATTGATGCTCTCCGGTGTCGGCCCCGCGGACCACCTCACCGAACTCGGAATCGACGTGGAACTCGACCTGCCCGGTGTCGGCGCGAACCTGCACGACCACCCCATGTCGACCGTGGTGTTCGAGCACGCGACACCGCTGGCGACCAACCCGGAGAACATCTTCGGACAAGGAGTCGGACTCGTCAACACGAACGGGAGCGACGACGCGCCGAACCTGCAGATCCTGTTGATCAGCCAGCCCTACCGTAACCAGGCGCTCGACGGCCCGGCACCGGGCGAGGGCTACGCCATCGCGTTCTCGGCGATGCTGCCCCGCAGCCGCGGAACCGTGCGCCTGTCCAGCCGCGACCACCTGGCCTCGCCGCTCATCGACCCGGACTACCTCGGCGACACCCACGACCAGCAGGTCATGATGGCCGGACTCCGCATCGCGAGAGAGATCGGCTCCGCGGACGCCCTTGCCGACTGGCGCGGGGCGGAAGCGCAGCCCGGGCGCCCGCTCGACGGGGAGGACGCCATGCTCGCTTACCTCCGGGAGAGCCTGACGGTCTACTTCCACTACGCGGGCACCTGCCGTGTGGGCACCGACGACCTGGCCGTCGTCGACCCGGAGCTCCGTGTGCGCGGCATCTCACGGCTGCGCGTCGCCGATGCATCCATCATGCCTTCGCCCGTGTCGGCGAATACCAACGCGACCGTCTTCGCCATCGCCGAGCGAGCCGCCCAGCTCATCGCCGGCTGA